Proteins from a single region of Dyadobacter fanqingshengii:
- a CDS encoding toxin-antitoxin system YwqK family antitoxin: MQRLILFWCFFALILAQTALGQSEPSKETPSWLPKETVKQDTINRSKGLKSFVSGLDPVVGASVPGASTPGAEGKSTSLSTLFGETIPDLGLKVKEFKSQKKDRKSKKEKAKLAKVQYEGIPMQSMSVKYGSGDRATVEYFHVLKEYKPLNQYVLGANTRWYDKKGKKLSSALIKDKEQALPLHGSYKKYSGENLIEEGFYYMGAKDGRWVKYDAKFNLIDKSIWEHGFPAESRITYYDSAHSQIKEVLPVMFGQVEGEYMQFYKEGQLAVSGKYDGGEKIGRWVEYYQFRRQRKKEIQYPKSGWDEEFEPFVLREWDEKGKLLYDYTKDPRASAEEETEN, from the coding sequence ATGCAAAGACTTATTCTTTTCTGGTGCTTTTTCGCTCTTATTCTGGCTCAGACGGCATTGGGGCAATCGGAACCAAGCAAGGAAACGCCTTCCTGGTTGCCAAAAGAAACGGTTAAACAGGATACTATCAACCGCTCCAAAGGACTTAAATCATTTGTATCCGGCCTGGATCCCGTTGTGGGCGCATCAGTTCCGGGCGCATCCACGCCGGGCGCGGAAGGAAAGTCTACAAGCCTGTCCACATTGTTTGGCGAGACCATTCCTGACCTTGGATTAAAAGTTAAAGAGTTTAAAAGTCAAAAGAAAGACCGCAAAAGCAAGAAGGAGAAAGCGAAGCTTGCAAAGGTGCAGTACGAAGGCATTCCTATGCAAAGCATGTCTGTCAAATACGGCAGCGGTGACCGGGCAACGGTTGAATATTTCCATGTATTGAAGGAATATAAGCCTCTGAACCAATATGTCCTGGGTGCAAATACGCGCTGGTATGATAAGAAAGGCAAAAAATTGAGCTCTGCGCTCATTAAGGATAAGGAACAAGCATTGCCGCTGCATGGCTCTTACAAAAAGTACAGCGGAGAAAACCTGATCGAGGAAGGCTTTTACTATATGGGTGCGAAAGATGGCCGCTGGGTCAAGTATGATGCCAAATTTAATCTGATCGACAAGTCTATTTGGGAGCATGGCTTCCCTGCCGAATCGCGTATCACTTACTATGACTCAGCGCACAGTCAGATCAAGGAGGTTTTGCCGGTAATGTTCGGGCAGGTTGAGGGCGAGTATATGCAGTTTTATAAAGAAGGCCAGCTGGCGGTGAGCGGCAAATATGATGGCGGTGAGAAAATCGGTCGCTGGGTTGAATACTATCAATTCCGTCGCCAGCGCAAAAAAGAAATTCAATATCCGAAATCGGGCTGGGACGAAGAATTTGAGCCGTTTGTGCTGAGAGAATGGGATGAAAAAGGCAAACTTCTTTACGATTACACCAAAGATCCGCGCGCATCAGCGGAAGAGGAAACAGAAAATTAA
- a CDS encoding GDP-L-fucose synthase family protein codes for MEKSAKIYIAGHRGMVGSAIHRKLVKEGFDNFLLRTSSELDLRDQSAVRNFFETERPEYIFLAAAKVGGIMANNIYRAEFLHDNLLIQNNVIDSAYRSNAKKLMFLGSSCIYPKLAPQPLHEDSLLTGLLEPTNEPYAIAKIAGIKMCEAYRAQYGCNFISVMPTNLYGPNDNYDLNNSHVLPAMIRKFHEAKEENKPFVELWGTGSPLREFLHADDLADACYFLMQNYDEPAFLNVGVGADVSIKTLAEMIQRVTGYSGEIHWNTDKPDGTPRKLMDVSKLHALGWKHRVELEDGIAVTYQDFLQKIETYAV; via the coding sequence GTGGAAAAAAGTGCTAAAATTTATATCGCCGGACATCGCGGGATGGTGGGCTCAGCCATTCATCGTAAATTAGTTAAAGAAGGATTTGATAATTTCCTGCTCAGGACCTCTTCTGAGTTGGATCTGCGTGATCAAAGCGCCGTTAGAAACTTTTTCGAAACAGAGCGGCCAGAGTATATTTTTTTGGCGGCTGCGAAAGTCGGCGGCATAATGGCCAATAATATTTACAGGGCGGAATTTTTGCACGATAATTTATTGATCCAAAACAATGTCATCGACAGCGCCTATCGTTCAAATGCTAAAAAGCTGATGTTTTTGGGTTCAAGCTGCATTTATCCAAAACTGGCACCGCAACCGCTGCATGAAGATTCGCTGCTTACCGGGCTTTTGGAGCCTACAAACGAACCTTATGCGATTGCTAAAATTGCCGGAATAAAAATGTGTGAAGCCTACCGCGCACAGTATGGCTGCAATTTTATCTCTGTAATGCCTACCAATCTTTACGGCCCGAATGATAATTACGATCTGAATAACTCCCACGTGCTTCCTGCAATGATCCGCAAATTCCATGAGGCGAAGGAAGAAAACAAGCCATTTGTTGAGCTTTGGGGCACTGGATCTCCTTTAAGGGAGTTTTTGCATGCCGATGACCTGGCTGATGCCTGTTATTTCCTGATGCAAAATTATGATGAACCTGCTTTCCTGAATGTGGGTGTCGGAGCGGACGTTTCAATAAAGACACTCGCAGAAATGATCCAGCGTGTAACCGGGTATTCCGGAGAAATTCATTGGAACACGGACAAGCCGGATGGCACGCCTCGCAAGTTAATGGACGTGAGCAAGCTGCATGCACTTGGGTGGAAACATCGTGTGGAATTGGAGGATGGAATAGCGGTTACTTATCAGGATTTTCTGCAAAAAATAGAAACTTACGCGGTTTAA
- a CDS encoding Lrp/AsnC family transcriptional regulator, which yields MSAIIKLDQIDRKVLEILQTNAKITNAQLSKEIGLSPAPTLERVKKLEQSGIIKSYHAQLEPEKVGLGVSTFVQISLVGHRKAVTESFVEKIHAIPEVIECHHITGTGDFLLRVISKDISTYQKLMLEKINEIEEVASTQTMVILSTFKESKVLPIP from the coding sequence ATGTCGGCCATTATTAAGTTAGACCAGATAGACCGTAAAGTACTGGAGATCCTACAAACGAATGCTAAAATAACCAACGCACAACTGTCCAAAGAAATAGGCTTGTCGCCTGCACCGACTTTGGAGCGTGTCAAAAAATTAGAGCAATCAGGAATTATCAAAAGCTATCATGCGCAATTGGAGCCCGAAAAAGTGGGCCTGGGTGTTAGCACATTTGTACAAATTTCCCTGGTTGGGCATAGAAAAGCGGTTACAGAATCTTTCGTTGAAAAGATACATGCAATTCCAGAAGTTATTGAATGTCACCACATTACAGGAACGGGAGATTTTCTTCTTCGGGTGATTTCAAAAGACATCAGCACATATCAGAAATTGATGCTTGAAAAAATAAATGAGATTGAGGAAGTAGCCAGCACGCAAACGATGGTGATTCTTTCGACATTTAAAGAAAGCAAAGTGTTGCCGATCCCATGA
- a CDS encoding DUF4301 family protein, with protein sequence MFIEKDIIQIKDRGSDIATVEEQVNYFVNGFPFLQLSKAATVGDGIIRLTDDQIATVISEFDKSASEGEIALLKFVPASGAATRMFKSLFSFLQDDKKDKSVDEFFTKLKDFAFYDDLKTSLAADGNNIETADEKTIASYFLTNKGLGYGELPKGLLKFHNYEDRSRTPLEEHLVEGAKYANAGSNVQIHFTVSPEHRDKFEKLVVEVLPSYQSEFGVRYIVSFSEQKSATDTIAVNLDNTPFREKDDSLLFRPAGHGALLDNLGQLDADIIFIKNIDNVVPDRIKQDTITYKKALAGIVLSYQKRIFAYLEQLKNQAHSALLSELDSFFRTELCVVPPADFDSWSDDQKAIYFQKKLDRPLRACGMVKNQGEPGGGPFWAENADGSSSLQIVESAQVDVDDESQNSIFKNSTHFNPVDLVCAVKNSKGELYDLKKFRDPLTGFITGKSKDGKELKAQELPGLWNGAMADWNTLFVEVPLITFNPVKTVNDLLREQHQ encoded by the coding sequence ATGTTTATTGAAAAAGACATTATACAAATAAAAGACCGCGGAAGCGATATTGCCACAGTAGAAGAACAAGTAAATTATTTTGTAAACGGATTCCCTTTCCTCCAACTCTCAAAAGCCGCCACCGTTGGTGATGGTATTATTCGCCTGACCGACGATCAGATTGCAACGGTAATCAGTGAATTTGACAAAAGCGCTTCTGAAGGAGAAATCGCACTTTTGAAGTTTGTTCCGGCATCAGGCGCTGCTACGAGAATGTTCAAATCCCTTTTCAGCTTTTTACAGGACGATAAGAAGGATAAGTCTGTGGATGAGTTCTTTACCAAATTAAAGGATTTCGCATTTTACGATGATTTAAAAACTTCATTAGCTGCGGATGGCAACAACATTGAAACTGCGGACGAAAAAACAATAGCCTCTTATTTCCTGACTAATAAAGGTTTGGGCTACGGAGAATTGCCAAAAGGCTTGCTCAAATTCCATAACTACGAAGACCGTTCCAGAACGCCTTTGGAGGAACATTTGGTGGAAGGAGCCAAATATGCCAATGCCGGAAGCAATGTTCAGATCCATTTCACAGTTTCGCCGGAGCACCGCGATAAGTTTGAAAAACTGGTTGTAGAAGTGCTGCCGAGTTACCAGAGCGAGTTTGGCGTGCGATACATTGTTTCTTTTTCAGAACAAAAAAGCGCAACGGATACCATTGCCGTTAACCTCGATAACACGCCTTTCCGTGAAAAAGACGACAGCCTATTGTTCCGTCCGGCAGGTCACGGCGCATTGCTGGACAATCTGGGCCAGTTGGATGCGGACATTATTTTTATCAAAAACATTGATAATGTAGTTCCTGACAGAATTAAGCAAGACACAATCACCTATAAGAAGGCATTAGCGGGAATTGTTTTAAGCTATCAAAAACGCATTTTCGCATATCTTGAACAACTGAAAAATCAGGCTCACTCAGCATTACTGAGCGAACTGGACTCATTTTTCAGAACAGAATTATGCGTTGTTCCTCCTGCTGACTTTGATTCATGGTCGGATGATCAGAAAGCCATTTATTTTCAAAAGAAACTGGACAGGCCTTTGCGAGCTTGCGGAATGGTTAAAAACCAGGGAGAGCCAGGCGGCGGTCCGTTTTGGGCTGAGAATGCGGATGGTTCATCGTCTCTGCAAATTGTAGAGTCGGCGCAGGTTGATGTAGATGATGAGTCGCAAAACAGCATTTTCAAAAACTCAACACACTTTAACCCAGTGGATCTGGTCTGCGCCGTGAAAAACAGCAAAGGCGAATTATATGACCTGAAAAAATTCCGTGACCCCTTAACCGGCTTCATTACAGGAAAATCCAAAGATGGTAAGGAGCTCAAAGCACAGGAATTGCCCGGGTTATGGAATGGCGCGATGGCTGATTGGAATACATTATTCGTTGAAGTGCCCCTAATTACTTTCAATCCAGTGAAGACTGTGAACGATCTGCTTCGTGAGCAACACCAATAA
- a CDS encoding ATP-dependent helicase — MNHNEYLSTLNEPQRVAVLHGNGPLMIIAGAGSGKTRVLTYRIAHLIENGVDPFRILSLTFTNKASGEMRHRIEGAVGTEARNIWMGTFHSVFAKILRIEARYLGYTSDFSIYDTDDSKSLLRSIIKEYNLDDKVYKANVVFNRISGAKNRLVSADDYLANPIIQADDEAAKMKEIGRLYKTYVMRCFQANAMDFDDLLFNTNILFRDFPDVLYKYQHKFQHVMVDEFQDTNVSQYLITRKLSAVHRNIVVVGDDAQSIYAFRGANIENILNFEKDFPDVRVIKLEQNYRSTSTIVNAANSVIARNKAQLEKRTFTDNEEGSLIDVIKAGSDNEEGRLVATAIFEEKMSKALRNENFAILYRTNAQSRSFEEALRKLGIKYRIIGGQSFYQRKEIKDLLAYLRFTVNQRDEEAFKRIINLPKRGIGDGTVAKIAVAASENSIAIWEVVANIGKYASGRTITPIEQFATLIKSFKIMVEEGKDAYEVSAHIAKVSGILRELYEDKTVEGLSRYENVQELLNGIKEFVDNEETEDKTLSAFLQSVSLLTNADEPDDNNDNDRVTMMTIHSAKGLEFRNVFIVGLEEDLFPSQMMLESRQDLEEERRLFYVAITRAEKKLSFSYAESRYQWGRLKMCEPSRFLLEVDPHFLNVSNMLHGAPTRESVSPVTSFARNLTQRKPAPTPSSTTVTHTPSEHFVPSDTFDLKEGDKVEHLKFGFGEVTRMDVNGTDRKATVNFNLVGEKTLLLSFAKLRILK, encoded by the coding sequence TTGAATCATAACGAATATTTGTCAACGCTTAACGAACCTCAACGGGTGGCCGTTTTGCATGGTAATGGGCCTTTAATGATCATAGCGGGTGCCGGTTCGGGGAAAACGAGGGTCCTTACTTACCGCATTGCTCACTTGATCGAGAATGGTGTTGATCCTTTCCGTATCCTTTCGCTCACATTTACGAATAAAGCTTCTGGAGAAATGCGGCATCGGATCGAAGGGGCTGTTGGAACGGAGGCTAGAAACATCTGGATGGGAACATTCCACTCGGTTTTTGCAAAAATTCTGAGGATAGAAGCGCGTTACCTAGGCTATACAAGCGATTTTTCGATTTATGACACAGATGATTCCAAGTCGCTTTTGCGCAGCATAATAAAGGAATACAACCTGGATGACAAAGTTTATAAGGCTAATGTCGTTTTCAACCGGATCTCGGGAGCTAAAAACAGGCTCGTTTCTGCGGACGATTATCTTGCTAACCCCATAATTCAGGCAGACGATGAAGCGGCGAAGATGAAAGAGATCGGCCGTTTATACAAAACATACGTAATGCGCTGCTTTCAGGCGAATGCGATGGATTTTGATGACCTGCTTTTCAATACCAATATTCTTTTCCGCGACTTTCCGGATGTACTATATAAGTATCAGCACAAGTTCCAGCATGTGATGGTGGATGAGTTTCAGGATACGAACGTTTCGCAGTATCTGATAACCAGGAAACTTTCGGCCGTCCACAGGAATATTGTGGTAGTTGGAGACGATGCACAAAGCATTTACGCATTCCGCGGCGCGAACATTGAAAACATCCTCAACTTCGAAAAAGACTTCCCGGATGTAAGGGTCATCAAACTGGAACAGAATTACCGCTCAACGAGCACGATCGTTAATGCTGCTAACTCTGTCATTGCACGCAATAAGGCGCAGCTGGAAAAGCGAACCTTTACAGATAATGAAGAAGGTTCATTAATAGATGTAATCAAGGCAGGATCGGATAATGAAGAAGGCCGGTTGGTTGCAACAGCGATTTTTGAGGAAAAAATGTCGAAAGCGTTGCGTAACGAGAATTTTGCTATCCTATATAGGACTAACGCACAATCCAGGTCCTTTGAAGAAGCGCTTCGTAAACTTGGAATAAAATATCGGATCATAGGTGGACAATCCTTTTATCAAAGAAAGGAAATCAAGGATCTGCTGGCTTACTTGCGCTTTACAGTAAACCAGCGCGACGAAGAAGCATTCAAGCGCATCATTAACCTTCCAAAAAGAGGCATAGGCGACGGAACAGTTGCAAAAATTGCGGTTGCGGCATCCGAAAATAGCATTGCGATCTGGGAAGTGGTTGCCAACATTGGCAAATATGCCAGCGGAAGGACCATTACACCGATCGAGCAGTTTGCGACTTTGATCAAAAGCTTTAAAATCATGGTCGAAGAAGGAAAGGATGCTTATGAGGTTTCGGCGCACATTGCCAAAGTTTCGGGGATCTTGCGGGAATTGTACGAGGACAAAACGGTGGAAGGACTTTCCCGCTACGAAAACGTCCAGGAATTGCTGAACGGGATCAAGGAATTTGTGGATAATGAAGAAACCGAGGACAAAACATTAAGCGCATTTCTCCAATCCGTTTCCTTATTAACAAATGCCGATGAACCGGACGATAATAATGATAATGACCGCGTTACAATGATGACCATTCACTCGGCGAAAGGTCTGGAATTCCGGAATGTATTTATTGTGGGTTTGGAAGAAGATCTTTTCCCCAGCCAGATGATGCTCGAAAGCCGCCAGGATCTGGAAGAAGAAAGAAGGCTGTTTTATGTCGCCATCACCCGCGCCGAAAAGAAGCTGTCATTTTCTTACGCGGAAAGCCGCTATCAGTGGGGAAGACTGAAAATGTGCGAACCGAGCCGTTTCCTTCTTGAAGTTGATCCGCATTTCCTGAATGTATCCAATATGCTTCACGGAGCGCCTACGAGAGAAAGCGTGAGTCCGGTGACGTCCTTTGCCAGAAATTTAACCCAAAGAAAACCTGCCCCGACACCTTCCAGCACGACGGTTACGCATACGCCTTCCGAACATTTCGTGCCCAGCGACACCTTTGACCTGAAAGAAGGTGATAAAGTTGAACATTTAAAATTTGGTTTTGGAGAAGTGACCCGCATGGATGTGAACGGCACGGATCGCAAGGCAACCGTTAATTTCAATCTGGTTGGGGAAAAAACTTTATTGCTGAGCTTCGCGAAACTCCGAATTCTTAAATAA